GTCTTGGCAGAGCCACCCTTGAGATTGGTGACGGTTATAACCTTCATGAAAACATCCTAGCGTAAATGAGTATTCACGTAAACACTTATTCAAGTGTTTACGTGAATAAGTGTTTACGTATCAACGTAACTACTTATTTACGTGTTTACGTGAAGTAGTGCGCGGTCACGGTCGAGCTGTGCTCTGAGCGCGGTCTGCTCCGCCTCGAGCTGGAGTCGCTGCTCTTTCGCCAGAGCGGCGTTGATTCCGTGGCCACGGTTGAAATCAGTGGCCCAGCCGTCGAGCATGCGTTGCCTCCTGTGAAGCTTCGCGATGATCGCGTCAACTCGTGTGGCCACGGGCATGTCTCCATAGCGAGCGGCGACTGCTTGCTGCGCCGCTTCGGCGCGTGCCTGGGCTTGGGGATCGGTCATGGTTTTTCTCGCTTTGCGCTTGGGTGACCGGGATGGGGGAGTGTGAGGGGATCGCCCCTCACGGCTGGCCAGCGGTCAGCTGGCCAGCCGTGGCGGCGTTAGAGGCCCGCGATGATTGCCAGGGCTGCGGGATGCGCGGCGAGCGTTTCCGTCAACTGGTCGAGCACGACGGGGGAGGGCTTCTCACTTGCTGCGGCGGTGATGCGCTGCACCTGCTCTTCGGTGAGGCTGATCGTGTCACCGGTCTCATCATTCGAGCCGAGTATCACCGCGTTACCGAAGAGGGCCGCTCTGACGCCGAGAACGTGGGCAAGGACGGTCAACGGCAGGTTGAACGAGGACCCGTTGATTGCGCCCTCATCGTCTACGAAGAAGTCAATGCCGCCGTCTACCGAAACGACGTCGAACGTTCGGCAGCCCACCGCGTTCTGGATGGAAGTGACGGTGTCTCTGCCATCGATGTGGATGTGCCCCAGCGTTCTCGTGGTGATCCGCACCGCTCGTAACTGGTCTGTGGTTGTAGTCATTAGGTTCTCTCTCCCTGTGAACAACTGTTTTTTGTGCCTGTCTGGCGAGAGAAATCGATAGCGACCGGGAGTGCCGGAGTGCCCCGAATTTCGGGCGAAATAAGGGAGCCTGCGACCGCGTCCGAAAATCTGGGAACGCAGGCACGGAAGGGAACTACGATGACCGGCCAGACAGGTCAAAAAGCTCGAAAACCAGCGCCGCGCAGCGGCTCCGACGGGTTACCTGGTGGGGGAGTGTGAGGGGGCGCCGGCCCCCTCACGGTTGGCCAGCGGTGAGCTGACCAACCGCCTCGCCTATAGGGCTTCGACTTCCTCCACTGTGGTGACGAGGGTTGCCCCGTATTCACGGATGAGGCGGTGGCACCCGGCGCTGGCAGCGCTGGTCACTGGGCCCGGCATTGCACCAACCGGGGTGCCGATCGCGATAGCGTGTCCCGCGACATTTAAGGAGCCACTACGCCAGCCCGCTTCAACGATAAGAACCCGGTTGGCCATAGCGGCGAGGATCCGGTTTCGCTGCAAAAACCTCCATTTTGTGGGAGAGGTCATTGGTGCCAGCTCGCTGACCAGTACGCCTGCTTCGGCAACCCGTGCGAACAGAGCGGCGTGCCCGGCGGGGTAGGCACGGTCCAGCCCTCCGGCGAGGATCACGACCGCGTTTCCTTCGCTGGCGAGTGTCGCTCTGGTCGCTGCGCCACCGATTCCGTAGCCGCCGCAGGAGAGGATGGTGTGACCTCTTCTGGACAGCCCTGAGGCGAGTTCGACACTTTGAAATTCGCCGTAGCCGGTGGCGGCGCGGCTTCCGAGCACGGCCGTCGTGTTGGTGTCGGTTCCCAGCAACTCCTTCTTGCCCAGAACCCAGAGGCCGTGAGGTCGGTGCACGCCGAGCACGTCCAGACGGGTATCCCATTCGGGGTCTTCGGGTGTGATGAAAGTGGAGCCGAGTTTCGCGGCGATGGCGTTTGCCGCACGGAATTCACCTTCCGAGATCCGGGGCCGCATGCGCTCTCGCAGCGGGGCGGCATCGATGCCGTCAAAGTTGGTGTGTGAGCCGGTAGCGATTTGGGTGAACGCTTCCACGGCTCCGAGCCGCTGGATGAGCGCACCGGCTAGACCGTCTCCGGGTTCGCAGAATTGTGCCCATGCTTGGCGTGCTTCGCGGTCATCGGTGACGATTCGGGTAACGGTGGTCATAGTCTCTCTCCTCTGAACAACTGTTTTTTGTGCCTGTCTGGCGAGAGAAATCGATAGCGACCGGGAGTGCCGGAGTGCCCAGAATCTCGGGCGAAATAAGCCCGGAGGGCGCGTCCGAGATTCTGGGAACGGAGGCACGGGAGGGAGCTACGATGACCGGCCAGATAGGTCAAAAAGCTCGAAAAACAGCGCTGCGCAGCGGCTCCGACGGGTTGTCCTGGTGGGGGAGTGTGAGGGGGCGCCGGCCCCCTCACGGCGCTTGGGAGCGCCCGGCCTGGGACGCTCCCTGCGCTGCGGTCAGGCGGGTTCAGGGTCGTCGGTGTCTTCCGGGTCGAGGATCCCCGCGAGCTGGTGCGCGGTGCGGAGCACGCGGGCTGCGGTGGATTTGATCAGTTCGGTGTTGCCTTCTGCCCATCCGGCGATGTAGCCGACGCTGTAGGCACTGGTGTCGAACCCGACCAGTCCGGCAACGACGTAGGCGACGGATTCAGCTTCGGTTTCCATCAGGCCGCGGTGCTCGGCGTATTCGGCCATGTCGTCGGTGTGGCCTAGGAGCACGTGGGCGGCTTCGTGAATGAGGGTCTTCGCGGTGTGCTCGGGGCTGAGGTTGGCATCAATGACGATGGCCATTTCTTCGGGGTTGGCGTAGCCGTTCTTTCGACCCGGGAGGGGTCGGCGTTCGACTGTCCATCCTTCGGCGGTGAGGTAGGTCGAGAGTGTGTCGATAACGCCGAAATCGTCGGCCCCGGTCAGCTGGACCGCGATCGCGCTGGGGTCTTCGGCTCCGTCAATGAGGTCGGTCTGACCAATGTCGAAGACAGACAGGACCGGGAACCGGGCGACGCTCTTTTCTACCTCGTCGCCGTTTTCGTCTTCCTCGGTGATTTTCTTGGTCGAGTACCCAAAGATGCGGATGCCCGCCTCACCTTTGCGGACCTGTCGGCCGAGTGCCTGCCATTTCCGGAACCCGGCGACGTGGGACGCGTCCGGCTTCTGGGCGAGGATTAGCAGAACGTTGTTCAGGGAGTAGGCGTGGAACGCCTGTGCGAAATCGAGAAACGCGGTCCAGCGGTCGGAGTTGCGCAGCTGCTCGACTTGCTCGCTGATCGAGTTGTGCAGCGCTTCGGCCTGAGCCTTCTTTTCCTCAAGAGTCTTGCCCGGTCGGCGGGTCTTGGTGCTGGTGCTCATCGGTTCTTTCCTCTCTCCCTCCACGTTTTTTGCCGTGAAGGCACGTAGTGCCGGCAGGACGGGAGGGTGGAGTGCAACCTATGGCTGCGGGGGAAAGAATTTCGGCGCGAAATAAGGGAGCTTGCGACCGCGTGCCGAAATTGTTGGCGGAGCTGGCGGCGCAGCCGCTTGCGCGGAATCCGGACGTCCGTACGCTGCCGCCAGGCTTCACGGCAAAAATGGCTGTTTCTTGGGTTGGGACAGTGCCGCGCAGCGGCGCCGATTGTTCCTGGTGGAGTGGGAGGTGCCGGCCTCCGTGCCGGTACCGGGGGAGTACCCGGCGTGACAGGATCTCTGCCACGCCGGGCGGGTGTTACTCGTCCGTGTCGTCACCGGCCTCGTCGGTGGTTTCGTCGTCCACGGCTTCGCTGGTTGGTTCGGTTTCCTTGGGCGTGGTCACGATTTTTTCCACGTCGCTGAGGCCGTATCCCCATGCGGCCAGCTGCGTGAAGTAGCGGGCGTTGATCGGGTTCGGGTAGCGCCATGTTTCTTTGCTGGTGCTGTCCTCGATGCCGCCGAGAACCGTGGCGAGAGCGACGTG
The DNA window shown above is from Mycetocola zhujimingii and carries:
- a CDS encoding DUF3846 domain-containing protein, whose protein sequence is MTTTTDQLRAVRITTRTLGHIHIDGRDTVTSIQNAVGCRTFDVVSVDGGIDFFVDDEGAINGSSFNLPLTVLAHVLGVRAALFGNAVILGSNDETGDTISLTEEQVQRITAAASEKPSPVVLDQLTETLAAHPAALAIIAGL
- a CDS encoding DNA-processing protein DprA; translated protein: MTTVTRIVTDDREARQAWAQFCEPGDGLAGALIQRLGAVEAFTQIATGSHTNFDGIDAAPLRERMRPRISEGEFRAANAIAAKLGSTFITPEDPEWDTRLDVLGVHRPHGLWVLGKKELLGTDTNTTAVLGSRAATGYGEFQSVELASGLSRRGHTILSCGGYGIGGAATRATLASEGNAVVILAGGLDRAYPAGHAALFARVAEAGVLVSELAPMTSPTKWRFLQRNRILAAMANRVLIVEAGWRSGSLNVAGHAIAIGTPVGAMPGPVTSAASAGCHRLIREYGATLVTTVEEVEAL
- a CDS encoding ArdC-like ssDNA-binding domain-containing protein, with protein sequence MSTSTKTRRPGKTLEEKKAQAEALHNSISEQVEQLRNSDRWTAFLDFAQAFHAYSLNNVLLILAQKPDASHVAGFRKWQALGRQVRKGEAGIRIFGYSTKKITEEDENGDEVEKSVARFPVLSVFDIGQTDLIDGAEDPSAIAVQLTGADDFGVIDTLSTYLTAEGWTVERRPLPGRKNGYANPEEMAIVIDANLSPEHTAKTLIHEAAHVLLGHTDDMAEYAEHRGLMETEAESVAYVVAGLVGFDTSAYSVGYIAGWAEGNTELIKSTAARVLRTAHQLAGILDPEDTDDPEPA